AAATGATAACTGCAAAGAAATTCAAAGTGGCTTGCAGAAAGCAATAGCTGATAGAAGAATGATGATGCCCGTTGACTTGCCTTTTATGGAAGCTATTGAgcatattcaaacaattatGGACAAGAACAATTGTTCATGGCGTTTGCATTGCAATAACCCAAAGGCGGTCATTAGCAGCAAAGACCTTTGCAAAAGTTGGATGGACCCTTATGGGTCCACAAAGATATGGATTGCAGAGATGGGTACAGACATTCCTTGCACCGATATAGGCATCGTCTTTACAGCTGACATGTTTCGTTATCTAGGTATTTCGAATCGCACATCAGGTACAATTTCCTTTACAAATATTCTGAATTTGCTATCGCGATTTTGTTCTACATTTGAATTGTAATAGACAACCAATAACAGATGCTGCAATCTTGGCATAACATTGTTGTACATGTAACACTTGTATTTTTATACTCTATAAATTGAGATTATTCCCGATATATTTCAGATGAGGGCAGATCAAAAACGTTCAAAGAAGGTTATGGAGATATAGAAATCTTCCATGGCCCATTTTCAGTTTCTAACACTTGGGTTAGTTGTCGTGAAATCCATCTTGTTGGCATAAAGgttacagaaaataaaagtCTCATGGAGACTTTTGctcaagaaataaatatttcaagagAGAATGGTGACCATAGCTTGTGCATAGTTGCTGCGATCGGTGATAGCGAAGAGGAATCAGGTTGTGGAGATATCATATCTCAGTTTGTGTGTGCTGTGCGGAAAGCTGTACGTCAGCAAAGACCAACATATATACTGgatgtatatattgttgtaGACAAAAGAAACATAGTAGAGGCAGAAGAGTGTATTGAAATTTCTCTTTCTCGAACCTTCAAGACTTTCAGACAAGAAAAGaataatgcaaaaaagaaatgcacaggtttgataaatgttttacgAGTTGGGTTTCAAAATGACCTAGACAATAGAGTTTCAACGATTTTTGTATAAATCAATTGAAAATACTGAGACAAAACAAGCAATATCAATAATATAGTTCGTAAATTTTGAACTGTTTCTTTTTTAgggaaaacaatgaaaattaacTTTATTAAGGGATCCATCACCAAGTCTGCTGTAAGTATTCGGGAGTGTGAATcttaatttccaataacaatTCCTGTAGAACTCACTAAATGTTCTTATAGTTATACCTTTACGTGTTTAACAGCAAATCACAGTTAAACGTTAGGTTAATTccaacatatatgtataacgATTTAATAAAAAGGTATAATTATTCGAGTGAACTATATTTTCCATCACATTACTGAACTTTAAAACTAACAATTGCCCTTATGTTTAGAGTCATCTTTCttgaaaatattcttataatgTAGCACATGTTTCAGAGTGACGCTATTGTGAGCACAACAAGTAAAAACCTCTCCCTCTCGAAAGGGTCTGCCAACATGGAAATCGCTCAAGCTGACGGAGATGAACTTCAAAACGAATACGAAGTTTTTTACCCGAAagggattgaaaaaaaatcattgcattTTGCCAGACGCATcgattgaaaaaagaaaaagtcaAATTTATTTTGCTCGGAGTTCTCGATGACTATATTTTCCAAAGCTTTGAAGCGgtatattatgttttgatatcGCTTTTTTATTTGCCATTATAAATGACCAGCAGAAATATTCTTACCTATTGTATTCTTGTCATAATGATCCTTTAACGTTTTGgcaagcatttttttctgttatacTGGCTTATTGCAGAATGTCAAAACTTTTGTGAAGTCTTGTTTAACCTTGGCTGAAGAACTCGAGTGCCGGTCAGTTTCATTCCCGGCGATTGGTGTAGAGACACTGAAATATCCCAGGCGCGAAACAATCGCCTTTGTTCTGGATGCTATTGACGCTTACAAACTTAAAGTGAAGGACTCAGATATCACCAAAGTGAATATGGTTTGTGCTGAAAACGATAGAAAAACAATCGATGTAAGTTTATTTGAAGATAACACCTGTAGTTAGGTGAAAGAATACGAATTcattcaaaaaattattttcaaactgaTAAACTAATATACCCAATCTTCTACATACATGGGGTTATTTGATTGGCATAGAGTGGTCATATGATCTGTGTTTATAATGCATACACTTCAAGTACATTTCAATTCCATTCTATCGATTTACAGGTAAAAGAGTATTCATGACACCAAACAGATATCATTCCTTAATATGTgcaaagacaaattaaaagtgGTATAAACCGATAAATAAGAGAGCTTGAgcctttttacaattttatgaTTTATCTAACTTAAAGCATAGtaaaattattcataaacaacattaaaatgttatatttaaacgtCTTGGAAATTCAAAGGGTAGTCGATGAGATATAGTCGATATATTATTAGAAGCTGTTGGATGCTCTTGCATTGTATGGACACTGAAGGTTTATATCAGATACTTACTTACAGTGTAactaataacatattttaatactttttaaacggcattaattttgtaaaattattatacaataCAAGTGTATTCACAGGCAATTCAAATAGAGGACACACGATTTTGATCCAATGTCCAGTtcgttgtaaaaaaaaatgacgcaAGACATTTTGCAAAAGGAATGGCTAAAATTAAGTAGCATTTGCTCATACTAAAATTATCGTTACTTGCCAAACATATATGctaataaataagttttgtacATTCTGAAACAGTAAAACTTTGGAAGCACACAATTAATCTGAATACGACTAGCTGGTTTGTATTGAGTTTGCGGTGTATGATTTCTCACTCACAATGTAAGTTAGATGGACAAGAAACTATTGAATGAATACAGTAGATTTGCAAACAAATTTCCAAATTCGGTTTGTATTGAGTTTGCGGTGTATGATTTCTCACTCACAATGTAAGTTAGACGGACAAGAAACTATTGAATGAATACAGTAGATTGGCAAACAAATTTCCAAATTCGGTGATGTTGTctttgaattaattattttctgtaCTAATTACATAGACAATTTTGGTGTGTATTCCCTTTTCCCAGGCCTTCAAGGCCGCAGAAGAATGGCGACGATCTGACAGTTGCAAGGTATCCCCTGAGAAGGGACAGAAAAGTTTCAAAGGTAGTGTATGATCTATTGAAATATATCGGATTAGGATAAGAGGAAACGACAAGGAAATAACTTAAGTGCTAATTAGAACGGGATATTTTTATTGGTTTATATGATATCAAGTGGTATATTAGATACTTAAAACTATACATAGCGGCTTGGCAAATGGGACATATGTTATTGCTTTTGCAGCTTTGTGCACTGCAAATGTAAACTAATAAAACGTCGTATTAATAATTTTCGAATGCATTTAATGtccaaaatacaaacaaactcaTACACATAACTACATTCGGTAGTTTAATTCATGCTATGGATGATGATACAGAAATATAACCGGAatgtatcataaaataaatatgaaaagtgTGGATGTTTTATAAAGATAATGTCTTCTTCTTTCAGGACAAACAATCGTGTCCAGTAGTTTCCATTCCACAAATGTTACTATAGTGTCAGTGGACAAGTATTCTTATTGGCCATCATTTGCTGTCCATGTGAAGTTTTCTAAAGAATTAAAAGGTAAAGTGTTTCTTgtgtgttaatgtttttaaacttatattgtattattatataatagtattattattgtattatataatttgttctcaatctaaatatttaagatttgtaTGTGAGCGGATaaaattactctttttttatcAGGTAATGTGATAAtctgatataaatgttaaatgcacAGTTCTTGCGTTAATTGTTATTTCCGTATGCAATCTTTAATAGGAACACAAGAGGAaccttattttcattttacagggAAAAAAGCGCATAGGAAAGATTTTCAACTCAAAAAAGCAATTGATGACCCAGTGACATGGAATGatgaaatacattgtaaaactATAGAGTCACTGAAGACGGTACACCTGATAAATCAGTTGAAAGGAATTCTCAACGACGAAAGAATCACGTTCCTAATCTGGAATCTTggtaaattgttaaatatactACCGGAGCGCTAAGAATAATGGACGTAAAATTTGATAAGTGATACAAAAGAgccttatatttttttaattcaactaCATATCGTAACCACCTGGTCTCATAAGACGAAACGAAATAAACCAGAACTTCGCAAAATGTAACAAACTATGTTTTCGATTTAACAGTGGCCTATTTTACATAAAACCATATGCAACCACGTTCGATGTAAAGTATGTTTGTTTAGTTAGTTAGTGTATCCATATGCTACTAAACATGTTCGTTTGTTTCTGTAATATTTGGTGATTTATTATCTCGTGTGTTGTCTtgcttaaaaattaaaaatattattatatgtcaTATACATCAGATAGCAAATTGAGTATGTCATACAGCGACCAGATAGTTTTGACAGTTTCAAGTTTGGAAACTATGCTCAAACCAAGAAATTGCTACCTACAGAATGTTGTGATTTTGCTAGACGATAGCAGTGCAATTGAAAGTCTTCATACAAGGATTTATTACggttagtttttttttgtttaacatgtgaatgcaaaaatggtttaataataTGTTGGCATGATGGTAACTTTGTAAATC
The Mya arenaria isolate MELC-2E11 chromosome 12, ASM2691426v1 DNA segment above includes these coding regions:
- the LOC128210525 gene encoding uncharacterized protein LOC128210525: METFAQEINISRENGDHSLCIVAAIGDSEEESGCGDIISQFVCAVRKASDAIVSTTSKNLSLSKGSANMEIAQADGDELQNEYENVKTFVKSCLTLAEELECRSVSFPAIGVETLKYPRRETIAFVLDAIDAYKLKVKDSDITKVNMVCAENDRKTIDAFKAAEEWRRSDSCKVSPEKGQKSFKGQTIVSSSFHSTNVTIVSVDKYSYWPSFAVHVKFSKELKGKKAHRKDFQLKKAIDDPVTWNDEIHCKTIESLKTVHLINQLKGILNDERITFLIWNLDSKLSMSYSDQIVLTVSSLETMLKPRNCYLQNVVILLDDSSAIESLHTRIYYDNTISWHLSLNEAVSGTLEMIGITPEWPLKAKEEVLQLIEETKNSRVNFQNVPKIQNEVEESQTNDTEDYANSCFQDLAISSTLNAGIVRFLGEGLTRWACVVKETFNVTLDLSSSDSVTVSGDLKNVLSFETYLHTGFPKDPVFASST